From one Ignavibacteria bacterium genomic stretch:
- a CDS encoding abortive infection family protein, producing MTLDWYPGIREVCAHWRDAPMLQQTFEAMERNLEQSNDACIDCAKTVVEVVCRVVVESFHTQQAPLKPTQETPSLSDWLTAAIRALKLGDVRDDRFKKLVSSHHKLTDALNDLRNKAGPASHGKDPYLERLAEYHRRSAILSADVIVAFLHQAYLDAQLDPISSREPWERFSQDNALIDAHVGLAVDAEDGDSPTLRFLLPGGDELPINIEVSRLLYQRDRDAYVEALNASRGAPAPAVEPIEEQGEST from the coding sequence ATGACCTTGGATTGGTACCCCGGCATCCGCGAAGTCTGCGCACATTGGCGCGATGCGCCGATGCTGCAGCAGACCTTCGAGGCGATGGAGCGCAATCTGGAGCAGAGCAACGATGCGTGCATCGACTGCGCCAAGACCGTCGTTGAGGTGGTGTGCCGCGTGGTGGTAGAAAGTTTCCACACCCAACAAGCCCCGCTCAAGCCGACTCAGGAGACGCCCTCGCTGTCGGACTGGCTCACGGCAGCAATTCGCGCCCTCAAACTGGGTGATGTCCGTGACGACCGGTTCAAGAAGCTCGTTTCCAGCCACCACAAGTTGACCGACGCACTGAACGACTTGCGCAACAAGGCGGGCCCCGCCAGCCACGGCAAAGACCCGTATCTGGAGCGGTTGGCAGAGTACCACCGCCGCAGCGCGATTCTGTCGGCCGATGTCATAGTGGCCTTTCTGCATCAGGCTTATCTGGATGCGCAGCTCGACCCGATCAGCTCTCGCGAGCCGTGGGAGCGATTTTCGCAGGACAACGCGCTGATTGATGCTCACGTGGGGCTGGCGGTGGACGCTGAGGATGGCGACTCGCCAACCTTGCGCTTCCTGCTGCCCGGCGGCGATGAGCTGCCCATCAACATCGAAGTCAGCCGTTTGCTTTACCAACGGGATCGGGATGCCTACGTCGAAGCGCTGAACGCTTCGCGCGGCGCACCTGCTCCGGCTGTGGAGCCGATCGAAGAACAAGGAGAGTCGACATGA
- a CDS encoding restriction endonuclease subunit S: MKLSDLIDFNPKRPLEKGVMTAFIEMADLPEGERDVSGIGNRIFNGGGSKFKNGDTLFARITPCLENGKTAKVSGLPESNVAHGSTEFIVMAAKEPVVDEDFVYYVARYPEFRAYAKGRMEGTSGRQRVSWQAISDYEIPDFSSHERSGIGSVLSSMDNLIANYRRVNQSLESMARTLFKAWFVDFEPVRAKIEGRWRRGQSLPGLPAHLYDLFPDRLTESELGEIPDGWEMRSLDSIANYLNGLALQKFPPESDDEFLPVIKIAQLRAGNTNGADRASARIKPEYVVVDGDVLFSWSGSLEVEVWNGGRGALNQHLFKVTSDTVPKWFYFFATRHHLQNFRAIAADKATTMGHIQRKHLTDARIAVATPEGMKAFDIALAPLFDQMVSNAQQSRSLAQLRDTLLPKLISGELRVPDAERIPGAVV, from the coding sequence ATGAAGCTTTCTGACCTGATTGATTTCAACCCTAAGCGCCCCCTGGAAAAGGGTGTGATGACTGCCTTTATCGAGATGGCAGACTTGCCCGAGGGAGAGCGAGACGTCTCAGGAATCGGCAACCGCATCTTCAACGGTGGCGGCAGCAAGTTCAAGAACGGCGACACGCTGTTCGCTCGTATTACGCCTTGCCTCGAGAATGGAAAAACCGCGAAGGTGAGCGGTCTGCCCGAAAGCAATGTTGCTCATGGCTCAACCGAATTCATCGTCATGGCCGCGAAAGAGCCTGTCGTCGATGAAGATTTCGTCTACTACGTTGCGAGGTATCCCGAGTTTCGGGCCTACGCGAAAGGCCGGATGGAGGGAACGTCTGGGCGACAGAGAGTCTCCTGGCAAGCAATCTCAGATTACGAGATCCCAGACTTTTCCAGCCATGAGCGAAGCGGAATCGGAAGTGTTTTGTCGTCGATGGACAACCTCATCGCCAACTACCGTCGGGTCAATCAATCGTTGGAATCGATGGCGCGCACCTTGTTCAAGGCGTGGTTCGTGGACTTCGAGCCGGTGCGCGCCAAGATCGAAGGCCGCTGGCGGCGCGGCCAGTCGCTGCCCGGCCTGCCCGCGCACCTCTACGACCTCTTCCCCGACCGGCTCACTGAATCAGAGTTGGGAGAGATTCCGGATGGGTGGGAAATGCGCTCACTGGACTCGATTGCGAACTATCTAAACGGTCTTGCGCTACAGAAATTCCCGCCGGAAAGCGACGACGAGTTTCTGCCGGTCATCAAGATTGCGCAGCTACGCGCCGGGAACACAAATGGGGCAGACCGGGCAAGCGCCCGAATCAAGCCTGAATATGTTGTTGTCGATGGCGACGTACTTTTCTCGTGGTCAGGCTCGCTTGAGGTCGAGGTGTGGAACGGCGGGCGGGGCGCGTTGAATCAGCACTTGTTCAAAGTGACGTCCGATACGGTTCCGAAGTGGTTCTACTTCTTCGCCACTCGCCATCATTTGCAGAATTTCCGTGCGATTGCCGCCGACAAAGCGACGACCATGGGTCACATTCAGCGCAAGCATCTGACAGATGCCCGAATCGCTGTTGCGACCCCGGAAGGCATGAAGGCGTTTGACATCGCGCTTGCTCCGCTATTCGATCAAATGGTCAGCAACGCGCAGCAATCCCGCTCCCTCGCCCAACTCCGCGACACGCTCCTGCCCAAGCTGATTTCCGGCGAACTGCGCGTGCCTGATGCCGAACGCATCCCCGGAGCGGTGGTATGA